The following nucleotide sequence is from Oreochromis niloticus isolate F11D_XX linkage group LG9, O_niloticus_UMD_NMBU, whole genome shotgun sequence.
AATGGACCATGCAAAGACAAAAGGGAGAATTAAATAgcaaaaacaggagggaaaaaatTACTGTAAACAAGGTTggtggatttaaaaaaacaaatatagtaACTTACTTGTTAGAGAATAAGGGATGAGTGCTCCAGACATCatgcttattatttttttcttcttggccTCCCTGGATGCTTTCCAGTTAATAAGAAACTCTCTGGTTAAGTCATTAATCTCCCTTCCATCAAGAGCCTCTATAAGAAATGTTTTaaccaaacaaacattaaaaataaaaacataaaatgaacTATTGTGAATGTTTTGATTTTATCCTTAAGAGTGTTTCCTAAATTTAAGTCACagcaaaataataaaagtgTATTTTCAAATTAGAAGTGAACTGAGCAAAcaaatgattattattttaCCGAGGCTTGTGCACACAGTTATCAGGCGGTCTCTGTACTTTAGGTTTTTACACACAGGATTTCCACTCAAATCCATTAGAAACAGCCGAGGCCAGTGGCTGAACACATCTTCTAGCTCCTGaaaataaacacagagcaggaaaTCTGCTATAATCTGTTGTGTCTGAACCCCTAATTATTCTACTGGAAACACTGTGTCTCTAAGGTTATTGTCTACACAGGAAACAATAGCCcagtttgtttaaaacaaatataatgTAATCTTATCATTGCTAGTCAGATGATcattggaaaaaaagaaaggtgtGAGTGAATGGTAATATGAAGTATAAGGGCCAATAGAAAGTGCATAAACAACACATCAGTCTGTTTTAATAAACAGTGTCGCCGGTGTCATGTAACTACAAGTTTTCTCCTGGGGCAGTGTGAGGCTGGCTCCTCCAGCGAGTAGCCTGCAGTTGTATGTTTATCTAAAGGCACATTAATCCAAGCCTGGAAATATGAATACTCTCTGGACACGCTCTGATTGTTCATTGCCTTCCTGTCTTGGCCAAAGCGCTTCCACTTTTCCAGCTTGAGCCGCAATCAGTTCAGAGGGGGACCCCTGAGCACCACGCGCTCCCAGGCTTTGATAAATGATCGTGTCAGGGCCGTCACTCAGAAGGCCCTCACTGAAGAGGAGCCCAGCGCCAAATTGCCCCCCACGCGGGGGCGTGGAGAACAGCAGAGGCTGAATGCTCTCTGAGCTTGGCCGGCTCTCTCACTTCCACTAATGATGGGCCAGTTATGAACCTGTATTTGACCAGAGCTTCGATTCCCCCTGTCCTCTCTGCCCCGTGCACAGCTAACTGCCTCAGAAGATGCTCCCCATTTGTCACCCGGGCTGACTGCCTGTCATAATCTATTTTAAAAATCCATAATGTTTCCTCTGGACTCTGACCAAATGGTGCAGAAGAAAAAATTGATCCTTTGGAGGGCTGTCTTTGCACAATCGATAGTGGCAGACGGGTTGTATAAATTATAGGAGACATCTGCTAAAAAAATGACACGTGTACAACAATTACCTGCATCAACGATCTCCAAAGAAAGTCCCCTGTTTTAAGAAGGTAGTAAAGTCAACTACAAAGTGCTTTCATTGCGTCATCCTGCTATTAAATGCCAATAAGAAGAAAGAATTACACCCTTTCAAATAAAGCCATCAACTTTTTCAGTTAACAGATAAGTTTAAACAGAGATATCATTGCCATCACAGCGTCAGGGAGTCTAATAAATCTCATAAAGTGATACAGCGGGGGTTTGGGACATCAAATAGACGATTCCAAGGCAGAGAGGAAAAATCAACCTTCCAAGGAACGGGAGAAACTTGTGCTTGTTTGAAGCTGTCAGCGAGAAAATTCTCAGGGGAATGGTTCGCTGATTTGTTGAATAATTCTGACCCTGTGCGAGTCGTGGAGACTGGGAAGCTCTGGCGGGATTTGCAGGATTTAGTTCCTTACAACCCCGCTATCCATATCATTTCACACATCAGTGCAGAAAGCCATGGAACAATGTTAATGCTGACCTGATCAGGCATGCATAGTTGCTGTGAAGGGGTAGTATTTACTTTGACTTCACGTGCACTCACTTTCTAATTGAGTCACACTGCAGCAGGAGCCTTGAATGACAAGCAAGTAAGTCCTGAAAACGTATATTTACCTCAATACTGCACAGCTTATTGTCTGCAGCAGAAAAATGCTGGAGCTCCTTCAGCACCGCCAGGTCTCTGATATCATCGATGTTGTTGTTATTAATATTCAGGACACACAGAGATTCCTGAACAAAGAATTTACagaattcatattaatgtaaagAAAAGAGTTCACGTTACAGTCAGTACAATGACAGACTACTACAAACAGATCCTGGACTATAACGTATATatgaaacatattttttatGGTCAAATCAACTTGATATTAAACTACAGGTATTCAAATATGCAACGCCACTTCCAAAGGAAAGGCAAAAGTAATTTGCACCCACCCAAAGAAAATATCTGCAATACCATATGTCAGAGCTTAAAGGAAGCAGTACTAGTGGGTCCAAACTACATttacttttatctttttatttgctTGTAAGCACTCTTAAGCATGTGGATATGTTCtctttacatatatatatgtgtgtggtGCAGTTGCAAAATGTTCACCCTGGTTAGAAGTTTCACAATGGCTCATTTATAAAACGCTGGAACTCTTTAAATTTGCACAGCAATTTCTTTAATTTATCTAAACAAACAAGAAGCTGAGACTTCTGGTGTGTTTATCCATAGCATGGGCAGTAAACGAAGCAAACAGACTCAACTGATTTGTCAGACCAGAGGGAGCAACAGAGATCTCTTTGACATCATCAAACCCCGCACAATATTGCTCTTACACGGATCACTCGTGTCGGGGAAATCTCAGATCTCTCTTTCACTGGATGTGATAACCTACACATGGGTTGACAGCCCACACACATCTTTGTGCATGAAAAGTGAATGTCAGACCTTCGTCTGGTCTTTCGATAACTTAAAAACGTATAATGAATCAACCAAGGAGAACTTAAGTTATTTGGAAGTGTGGGGgatgtttttttctgatatTATTAGTGAGCCGAACACAGTAAAAATAGGTCATACAGCGAGGGAGTCGAGAGTCCTGGGGTCAAAGAGCAACTTTTCCCCCGGTGTCAGTCTTTGATTCTCCACATGAAGCTCTTTGAGCTGATGGAGCTGCTCTAAGCCCTCCACCACAGCAATTCTGTTTCCCCCGAGATACCTGCAGAGCAGCGAAAATCACATACATGTTCAAACACACACCTCCCACTTCATATATTTATCACCAATCAGTTGAACTTTACTCACAGTTTAGAGAGGTTCTGCAGATTGTGCAGATTATCTACATGGGTTATGCTGTTGTTCTGCATATAGAGATGCGTGAGGTTGGAGGCAAAGCTGAGGTTGCCAATGTAAGTGATGTTATTATCATACAGGTAAAGAACGGTGAGGTTTGTACACATTGAGAGATCTCCCTTGAAAATCAAGAAAATTAGGCATTAAAATTAGTCAATTGAAAAACCAGAATTAAAGAAGTGTTAAAGGTGCTGGTTACTTACAATATGTTCAATATTCTTGTTAGAAAAGTGGAGGTGGGTGAGTGTCTTGAGGTACTCTGGGAAGGAGAGGccccttttctttttgaagTGCTTTCTAGACTTAGCAATCAGATCTACGGTCAGATGTACCATGTTGGCTTGTCACAATCTCAGCTTCAGAGAGGATCCCTTTCAGCTTCAGCCAAGCATTCAGCCCACAGCAGTGACTATGGGCTGGCTGTGTGTAAAACATACAAATATTTCCTCTGAATATTTGCTGACAGAAAAGTATTCTTTTTACATTTGTAATGACCTTGTACAGAAATTTCAATGGTCTAAAACCTAATCATGTCATGGTTTGAAATAACTAATGGAAAATTATATGATTTTGGGTGACCGCTGTGTTTTTATATAAGGCTTGTGTACTAAAATGACCTGACACTGAGGTATACAATGATACTTTTTGAGTTTACTTTCCTTAGGTATTAGGCTTAGGTTGTATTAAGTATACAACTGTGTACGCGTGTTAAAAGACAGTGCTGGggagaggagagcagagtgATGTGACAGCAGGTCTCATCCACGCTTGATCTCAAGGCTTCAGGTCGGTGTTGTAAGGAAAACTAGACACTGATCGATAAGCTATAGACTAGCTGAACTCAAACATTCCTGGGCCTGGGGTTTCCAGGGCCTTGGGGACAGGGGTTTGTCACTGTCAAAGAAAATCCACGCTTATTGCAGTGCATACGGGCAGGGAGTAACATACTGAAGTGGATGAACCGCAAAGCAATAGTAAAAGGAAGGAATCAGGTCCTATTTATGTTCATCACTAGCTTCGCTTTAAAACTAGCACAACAAATATAGCCCCAATATTAGCCTCTTAACTGCATCTAACACGAAGTTCTACGTTTCAGCTAAATATTCTTCAGGTGTAAAaatcaaatatataaataattaactGCATTCTCCTACCTTTCTACGCCGGCAACGGGTTTTAAAACGTATGCTATAGCTACACAGTTTTCCAGCGTGTTGGGCTTTTTTGTTTGAGATCGTGAACATGGTTTCTATGGAAACAACGGAAGCAGCGTACGCGAGACACAACAGAATTCCACGGGTCACTGAAATTGGCGCAACACCAGCGAAGCGGAAGTAGACGATTAAGTAGCTAACTGGCGGACAGAGTGTACTGAAAAGTCCTGAACAGCTAACATGATGGTAAAACTTCCAGATTCAAAGAagctttttatgttttcattttaggGGAAAGTCGGTAAACTTTaaattttgttgttgctgttttaattGTGCCTGGAATATGGAAGATGGTTTATGTTACTGGAGAACAGCaacgaaacaaacaaacacacacacacacacacacagagaaaacaaacaaagatccCATACCCAGCAAAGTGGAATTTTGAAACTTTGAGCAAGCTTTCATTATGGGAGCTTCTTTCTACTACTGAAGAACAATTGTTTTGTCGTCCATATATCAAAATTTCGTGTTTGTATCTTGAAATTTTAACTTACTCAGAAGTATCttgaaattttaaaatgctTGGTCAGTAAATTGAAGTTTTGACGTAATAACCCAAAATTTTGGaattgccccccccccccaataagTGACCAGAGGTGTTTCAAGATGATGAAATGGGCCTTAGCTTGATTTGcataaacaaaaaactaactTGAGCATATTCAGGAATTTATTAGAAATAACTGAAATATTTTGTAGTGTAAGCTTTCGGTCATTATAAAATAACTGAATACAATAGCCTTGTTAAAACTGACTTTTGACACTTTGATTGAACTAAATGTACACTCAAACTTCATAACATTTATACTATATTATTAGTACAGCATACCAAGTCAGGACTGAGTACCATTAGTCCCAGTGACCCATTCATTGTTAATCTATATCATGTCATGATCTGGGTTTCCTGTGAAGGAGTGACTTGCCTCTGCTTATGCAGGAGCCCTTTGTGGGGAGGAAGTGGGATCAATCCTTCTCACAGCAAAACTGCTCTTACCATCTCCTGATTAGTGTGGTCATTAGATCTATACTGCCAATTGGACAACAGCAGGCTTTTAACTATCTGTCAAAGCACTATAAAATAGTGCCATCTAAATTAAAAAAGCTTcttaaataattttatttacgATGTTTCTTTTGCAAGCTGAAACCTTTTTGTACTAACAGGAACATACTTCAGAATTAGAAATCTGCTGAAAAGGAtcgtttaattttttttggcTGCCCACAATTTGACTTGATTAGAATTTACATAAATGTTCATATTGCAGCTTTAGTCATGCATACAAATGTCCATCTGGTGATAATCACAATATTTACATATCCAACAAGTTCAACATGTTTCTTAAATCATGAAAGACCAAACATTAGGTTAAACTATTTTAGAAGTGCATACTTTAAATACCTCCTCAGCACTGACAGTCAACcatgtaatacatttaaatatttggcGAAAATACAAACTAGTCAGTAGACTGAGTGCAAAAACCTTACTCAATGATTTCATATTCCTAAACTTCAtcaaatctaatctaataagTTCCATCTTCATAACCCAGTACACCAAAAGTTCTCCGTTTTAATACAAGGGTTAAATCATGGTTAAGTAAAATCATTATAGCAAGTGGTGCCAAAGCTCATGCTTATGAGAAAAAACAGGCACCTCCACTCTCCCACCGGGATTCTCTCCGCTGCAATACATGACATCAAAAATATACATGTAGCCATTACAATACCATAGAAAAAGACATCACACAACCCCAGGCCAAAggaacagggaaaaaaaaaaagaaaagaaagacagactCGGCGAGCGTCTGCTTCGATGGAGAGCAGGCGCGTCGGGTGAATGGACCCCAGTGTGCACGgcttctgtttctgtgctgcaTCACTGCCACACCACAACCTGACGAGCTGGCCGCTCTGCCACAGCGTACCACCGAGGGCCAAACTGTGCTGGGAGCGACTCCGCAGAGACATCCCACGCATGGCAGTCGATTCCCGCTGAGCCTAAGCAGAAGCTGTAGTTTGTTGTTCCATTATGTAATGCTATGACAGGCTACACCACTTGAATGACTGACTGGTTCTAGGTTAGACTGAGCGTTAAATGTGACCACACCGATGTGTTATTTAAATGTTGTGCTGAATCAGGGCTATGTGCGAAAAGATGCCGCCGTGCCTCGGGCATTGAGAATATAATATTATGCGTTAAAGAGTAAACATTTGGACAGCAGTGTACATCTAATCCACCTTCCACTGAAACCGATCACTGTCCCAGCTACACTTTGCcttatataaaacaaacaaacaaagaaacaaaaaaagcacaaactgctgctttttttaagttttattttttgcacgTGTCTTCTAATTCTTACCTACATGAAGgaaaaatgaatagaaaagcACTCCCAAGAGAAATAACAGATGATGCTACTCTTAGCAGTTAAACATACACCATGAATCAGTAAGCACCGGGCATGCACAAGAACACATTTCCAGGTGTAATTCAAATGGCCTTGTGGCTGAGGTTTAATTGCCAGACGTGTTGATTTGATTGAAGAGTTTGTCCTTAATGACTTGAGACATCAGACCATGAATCGCTTCTATGGTTGTCTTGCAgctaaaataaaccacagagaGAAATGAAGATCAGCATTTAATCCa
It contains:
- the ppp1r42 gene encoding protein phosphatase 1 regulatory subunit 42, with the protein product MVHLTVDLIAKSRKHFKKKRGLSFPEYLKTLTHLHFSNKNIEHIGDLSMCTNLTVLYLYDNNITYIGNLSFASNLTHLYMQNNSITHVDNLHNLQNLSKLYLGGNRIAVVEGLEQLHQLKELHVENQRLTPGEKLLFDPRTLDSLAESLCVLNINNNNIDDIRDLAVLKELQHFSAADNKLCSIEELEDVFSHWPRLFLMDLSGNPVCKNLKYRDRLITVCTSLEALDGREINDLTREFLINWKASREAKKKKIISMMSGALIPYSLTNEFNMGQDLQPGHSHANMQRWKPQQSLRTEKFQFL